A genomic region of Fretibacterium sp. OH1220_COT-178 contains the following coding sequences:
- a CDS encoding bifunctional 5,10-methylenetetrahydrofolate dehydrogenase/5,10-methenyltetrahydrofolate cyclohydrolase, which produces MKGSEVSASMKEALQAEHAALRAKGIEPKLAIVRVGARGDDLAYERGALKRFEGLGIAAQVYELPEDIDQRAFDSEFGKINADPAVHGILLFRPLPKHLDGDAPRRAIDPRKDVDGMSPLSAAKVFAGEDDGFAPCTPGAVMEMLEHFKIDPKGKNVTIVGRSMVVGRPLAMLMLAKHATVTICHTRTVDMPSVCRRADILVAAAGKAGMIGADCVTDRSIVVDVGINVDAEGKLCGDVDFAAVEPIVSMISPVPGGVGAVTTSVLAKNVLKAARLQTH; this is translated from the coding sequence ATGAAGGGATCGGAAGTTTCCGCGAGCATGAAGGAGGCCCTGCAGGCGGAGCACGCCGCGTTGCGGGCCAAGGGGATCGAGCCCAAGCTGGCCATCGTTCGGGTCGGTGCCCGGGGCGACGACCTGGCGTATGAACGCGGTGCGCTGAAGCGCTTCGAGGGGCTGGGCATCGCCGCGCAGGTGTACGAACTTCCGGAGGATATCGATCAGCGTGCTTTCGACTCCGAGTTCGGCAAGATCAATGCGGACCCTGCGGTTCACGGCATCCTGCTGTTCCGGCCCCTGCCCAAGCACCTGGACGGCGACGCCCCGCGTCGCGCCATCGACCCGCGCAAGGACGTGGACGGCATGAGCCCCCTCAGCGCCGCCAAGGTCTTTGCGGGCGAGGACGACGGGTTTGCGCCCTGCACGCCCGGTGCGGTGATGGAGATGCTGGAGCACTTCAAGATCGACCCCAAGGGGAAAAACGTGACGATCGTCGGGCGCAGCATGGTAGTGGGGCGCCCCCTGGCGATGCTGATGCTGGCGAAGCACGCCACCGTGACGATCTGCCATACCCGGACCGTCGACATGCCCTCGGTCTGCCGCAGGGCGGACATCCTCGTGGCTGCGGCGGGCAAGGCGGGGATGATCGGTGCGGACTGCGTTACGGACAGGAGCATCGTCGTGGACGTGGGGATCAACGTCGACGCGGAGGGCAAGCTCTGCGGCGACGTCGACTTCGCCGCCGTGGAGCCGATCGTCTCCATGATCAGCCCCGTCCCGGGCGGCGTCGGTGCGGTGACGACCTCGGTGCTGGCCAAGAACGTCCTCAAGGCGGCCCGGCTGCAGACGCACTGA
- a CDS encoding rhodanese-like domain-containing protein, which produces MLNAEELRNALRRDGALLVDARRSDLYNGWSDGCPSWGGHAPGAVSFDAGWLDVCRDDLEERLSEALTEKGMTPDRELLLYDVGGKETARLGDWLRRRGFKRISSFDLGIWARADGRPLERYPGYGLLVSAFALRERLEGRPAETFDSGRGVKVVEASKGGAEVSHALGHVPGAVHLDVDHLYSDKNLVPETRYRLADPKALEEAALALGITSEDCVVVTGASPMAMCRAAWALHYLGVRDVRVLNGGLGAWKRRGYALSTEAVRPVPASSFGIAVPGRGEVLRTIDEIEALRSDWGTSQLVDIRSLEEYRGDVSGYDHQEIVGHIPGAVLGYAGLGDPHSLDYYRNVDDTMRQDSEILSLWRRCGIDWSRHLIFSCGMGWRAAEVWFYARAMGLNNVSKYSDGWIRWSNSGYPVETGGPGGARREVGDASPCP; this is translated from the coding sequence ATGCTGAACGCCGAGGAGCTGAGGAACGCCCTGCGTCGTGACGGCGCCTTGCTCGTGGATGCCCGCCGAAGCGATCTGTACAACGGCTGGAGCGATGGGTGCCCCTCATGGGGCGGGCACGCGCCCGGGGCGGTGAGCTTCGATGCGGGATGGCTGGACGTTTGCCGGGACGATCTGGAGGAGCGCCTCTCCGAGGCGTTGACCGAGAAGGGGATGACTCCCGATCGGGAGCTGCTCCTCTACGACGTCGGAGGGAAGGAGACGGCCCGGCTGGGCGATTGGCTCCGGAGACGAGGCTTCAAGAGGATCTCCTCCTTCGACCTCGGAATCTGGGCTCGGGCCGACGGCCGTCCTCTGGAGCGCTATCCCGGCTACGGACTCCTGGTGTCCGCCTTCGCGCTCAGGGAGCGGCTCGAGGGACGCCCGGCCGAGACCTTCGACTCCGGCCGGGGCGTCAAGGTCGTCGAGGCCAGCAAGGGCGGCGCCGAGGTCTCCCATGCACTCGGACACGTGCCCGGAGCGGTCCATCTGGATGTGGACCATCTGTACAGCGACAAAAACCTCGTGCCCGAGACGCGGTATCGCTTGGCCGATCCCAAAGCCCTGGAGGAAGCGGCTTTGGCTTTGGGCATCACCTCGGAGGACTGCGTGGTGGTGACCGGCGCCTCGCCCATGGCCATGTGCCGTGCGGCGTGGGCCCTGCACTATCTGGGAGTCCGGGACGTTCGGGTCCTCAACGGCGGACTGGGGGCCTGGAAACGACGGGGATACGCCCTGTCGACCGAGGCGGTCCGGCCCGTGCCGGCATCGTCCTTCGGCATCGCCGTCCCCGGCCGTGGGGAGGTTTTGAGGACGATCGACGAGATCGAGGCGCTCCGCTCGGATTGGGGGACGTCGCAGCTCGTGGACATCCGCTCCCTGGAGGAGTACCGCGGGGACGTCTCGGGCTACGACCATCAGGAGATCGTGGGACACATTCCCGGGGCCGTTTTGGGGTATGCGGGCCTGGGCGATCCCCACTCCCTGGACTATTACCGCAACGTGGACGACACGATGCGGCAGGACTCGGAGATCCTGAGCCTCTGGCGGCGCTGCGGCATCGATTGGAGCCGCCACCTGATCTTCTCCTGCGGCATGGGCTGGAGGGCCGCCGAGGTCTGGTTCTATGCCCGTGCCATGGGGCTGAACAACGTCTCGAAGTACAGCGACGGCTGGATTCGCTGGAGCAATTCCGGATACCCGGTCGAGACCGGAGGGCCCGGCGGAGCCCGACGAGAGGTCGGCGACGCCTCTCCTTGTCCTTGA
- a CDS encoding BCCT family transporter gives MSDATRIQDKRELRWEVFIPGFVLIGAAAVWGLWDNKSMTATARSFFRWTLLTFGWAYALVTLVTLLLVLYLMFSKIGSVRIGGRDAEPKYPFWTWFAMTLTGGVAVGIVTWSVNEPLIYYGNVYRELDALGIAPGTPQAAQFAMARCFHNWTFIPYAIYALSGVLMAYIYYNKKDRLAVTSTLKPLLGDWVARGVTASLVDTLSMMAIILGLTSGLTMCITLLTTGVQHIYGLQKTLSLFVVTGIFIVLSFTTSTYVGLDKGMKKIAGLNAYFYYGLMILLVITGPSLFIVRNATAGLATWLNNFWLWSLDPVDIAGVPLNQFWTLYDWALWVAYAPVTGIFLAMIARGRTIREFLIVNLVLPAVFGLVWFSIWGNSALSIQMAGGVDLVGTIKNSNAVTALWEFLRVLPFNLGYIVVPINLFVIYISYVTAANATTNSISSMCIKDVPIGTEAPGYLKVLWGVIIGAIAIIMAAFGGTEQGVEGVKSLGAAGGFVVLFIFILQVCSAVKLFLVDDVVE, from the coding sequence ATGAGTGACGCGACAAGAATTCAGGACAAACGAGAGCTGAGGTGGGAGGTCTTCATTCCCGGTTTCGTTCTGATAGGGGCTGCGGCCGTCTGGGGCCTGTGGGACAACAAGTCGATGACCGCGACCGCGCGCAGCTTCTTCCGATGGACTCTGCTCACCTTCGGCTGGGCCTATGCCCTCGTCACCCTCGTCACCCTGTTGCTGGTGCTGTACCTGATGTTCTCCAAGATCGGGTCCGTCCGGATCGGCGGCCGGGATGCGGAGCCCAAGTATCCCTTCTGGACCTGGTTCGCCATGACGCTCACCGGCGGCGTAGCCGTCGGCATCGTCACCTGGAGCGTCAACGAGCCCCTGATCTATTACGGCAACGTCTATCGGGAGCTGGACGCCCTGGGCATCGCCCCGGGAACCCCTCAGGCCGCCCAGTTCGCCATGGCCCGGTGCTTCCACAACTGGACGTTCATCCCCTACGCCATCTACGCCCTGAGCGGCGTGCTCATGGCCTACATCTACTACAACAAGAAGGATCGCCTGGCCGTGACCTCGACCCTCAAGCCCCTGTTGGGGGATTGGGTCGCGCGAGGCGTGACGGCCAGTCTGGTGGACACCCTTTCCATGATGGCCATCATCCTGGGCCTGACCTCCGGGCTCACGATGTGCATCACCCTGCTGACCACGGGGGTGCAGCACATCTACGGCCTGCAGAAAACGCTGTCCCTCTTCGTCGTCACGGGAATCTTCATCGTGCTGAGCTTCACCACGTCGACCTACGTGGGGCTCGACAAGGGCATGAAGAAGATCGCGGGTCTCAATGCCTATTTCTATTACGGCCTCATGATCCTTCTGGTGATCACCGGCCCGTCGCTCTTCATCGTGCGTAACGCCACCGCCGGGCTGGCCACGTGGCTGAACAATTTCTGGCTCTGGTCCCTGGACCCCGTGGACATCGCCGGCGTGCCTCTGAACCAGTTCTGGACCCTCTACGACTGGGCGCTGTGGGTGGCCTACGCCCCCGTGACGGGCATCTTCCTGGCCATGATCGCCCGAGGGCGGACGATCCGCGAGTTCCTGATCGTGAACCTCGTGCTGCCCGCCGTCTTCGGGCTCGTCTGGTTCTCCATCTGGGGCAACTCGGCGCTGTCCATACAGATGGCCGGAGGCGTCGACCTGGTCGGGACCATCAAGAACTCCAACGCCGTGACGGCGCTCTGGGAGTTCCTGAGGGTGCTGCCCTTCAACCTGGGCTACATCGTGGTCCCGATCAACCTCTTCGTGATCTACATCTCCTACGTCACGGCGGCGAACGCCACGACCAACAGCATCTCCTCCATGTGCATCAAGGACGTCCCCATCGGAACCGAGGCGCCGGGCTACCTCAAGGTGCTCTGGGGCGTGATCATCGGCGCCATCGCCATCATCATGGCGGCGTTCGGAGGCACCGAACAGGGCGTCGAGGGGGTCAAATCCCTCGGGGCGGCCGGAGGCTTCGTGGTCCTCTTCATCTTCATCCTCCAGGTGTGCTCCGCGGTCAAGCTCTTCCTGGTGGACGACGTGGTGGAGTAG